Proteins encoded together in one Chitinophaga sp. LS1 window:
- the ltrA gene encoding group II intron reverse transcriptase/maturase yields MIVINKKPETPINKIFTNAAIRSAESWNSINWGYIRVIVKKLQLRIAKATLDRKFRKVKTLQWLLTHSLSAKLLATRKVMQNKGSKTPGIDGIIIKTPETKLALAKNLKRRGYQPSPLRRIYIPKKGNKKKLRPLGIPTITDRCQQGLHALALTPVSEVTADLNSYGFRPYRSCADAISQVFNALSRKNSSPWILEGDIKGCFDHISHNWLRNNISMDKTIMNKWLKAGFIDMGKLFPTIEGTPQGGLISPLMCNMALDGIGDLLKNKFNKQKGINFIRYADDFIVTCRYKETLEKEIKPAITDFLKQRGLELSQDKTRITHITEGFDFLGQNVRKYSSGNELKLLIKPSKKNIHSFLKDIRKVLRKARSITQSELIRILNPKIIGWGNYHKSVVSKETFTKIDNEIWKLTYQWAKRRHSKKTKPWILHKYFKRFKGRSFRFSSPEVQENGTIQEQRLMLMSTIPIRRHVKILQSANPYEEKYDEYFEKRISEKWKNSSKRFYIDRYINMNQKGKCLCCSEALMISQNWCISLKRKISKGGGHQSDNFDVIHKNAMKNGNLKELHK; encoded by the coding sequence ATGATCGTAATAAATAAAAAACCGGAAACTCCGATAAATAAAATATTTACGAATGCGGCCATCAGGTCCGCGGAAAGTTGGAACTCCATTAATTGGGGCTATATCCGCGTGATCGTCAAGAAGCTTCAGTTGAGAATTGCGAAGGCGACACTTGATAGGAAGTTCAGGAAGGTCAAAACCCTTCAATGGCTTCTCACCCATTCTTTATCTGCTAAATTATTGGCTACAAGAAAGGTTATGCAGAATAAAGGGAGTAAGACTCCTGGAATAGATGGCATCATTATTAAAACACCAGAAACCAAACTAGCCTTAGCTAAAAACCTGAAACGCAGAGGATATCAACCCTCACCTCTAAGACGCATTTATATTCCAAAGAAGGGCAACAAGAAAAAACTCAGACCTTTAGGTATTCCTACCATCACAGACAGATGCCAACAAGGCTTGCATGCACTGGCTCTAACACCTGTATCCGAGGTTACTGCAGATCTTAATAGTTATGGATTCCGACCATATAGAAGCTGCGCAGATGCTATAAGCCAGGTCTTCAATGCCTTATCAAGGAAAAATAGCTCTCCATGGATATTAGAAGGAGATATCAAAGGGTGCTTCGACCATATCAGTCATAATTGGTTACGCAATAATATATCCATGGACAAAACCATTATGAATAAATGGCTGAAGGCTGGATTTATCGATATGGGCAAACTATTCCCAACAATCGAAGGAACCCCGCAAGGCGGCCTTATTTCGCCATTAATGTGCAATATGGCACTTGATGGGATAGGTGATCTATTAAAGAATAAGTTCAACAAGCAGAAAGGCATTAATTTCATTCGCTACGCAGATGACTTCATCGTAACTTGCCGTTATAAGGAAACATTGGAGAAAGAAATCAAGCCAGCTATCACAGATTTCCTGAAACAAAGAGGATTGGAATTATCACAAGATAAAACCAGGATTACACATATCACTGAAGGCTTTGACTTTCTCGGTCAAAATGTTCGCAAATACAGCTCTGGAAATGAACTTAAACTCCTGATCAAGCCTTCAAAGAAGAATATTCATTCTTTTTTAAAGGATATCAGGAAAGTACTCCGCAAGGCACGTAGTATTACGCAATCCGAACTCATTAGGATACTAAATCCCAAAATCATAGGATGGGGAAATTACCATAAGAGTGTAGTATCTAAGGAAACGTTCACAAAGATTGACAACGAAATTTGGAAATTGACATATCAATGGGCGAAACGACGTCATTCCAAAAAGACGAAACCGTGGATTTTGCATAAGTATTTCAAAAGGTTTAAAGGAAGGAGTTTTAGATTTAGTTCGCCTGAAGTGCAGGAAAACGGAACAATACAGGAACAAAGACTCATGTTGATGTCCACCATTCCTATCCGTAGGCATGTAAAGATTCTTCAATCAGCAAATCCTTATGAGGAGAAATATGATGAATATTTTGAAAAGCGAATATCTGAAAAGTGGAAAAATAGTAGCAAAAGATTTTATATCGACCGCTATATCAATATGAATCAAAAAGGGAAATGCCTTTGTTGCTCTGAAGCCCTAATGATTAGTCAAAACTGGTGTATAAGTCTGAAAAGAAAAATCTCAAAGGGAGGAGGCCACCAATCAGATAATTTTGATGTTATTCATAAAAATGCTATGAAAAATGGCAATCTAAAAGAACTGCATAAGTGA